One Elaeis guineensis isolate ETL-2024a chromosome 10, EG11, whole genome shotgun sequence genomic window carries:
- the LOC140852021 gene encoding uncharacterized protein: MNKARRDAIQAEEGCRAEAARLNEKATEVANLQEALEKEKQASKEMVRKVEAEVTNLTEQILALISEARGQAVEEFKASTEMRDLNVKFSQDAFIKGFELCQEKMVKKFLELDFSFLDEASEDQARPSPTVAATAAPLPRTPSSPTPTLECPAEVLPLPQGVLLKSTIRHLRKKVHHLTKKSKEMEDKLHRLRESHSEATHFRNLHVKRIMDYSRRKANFEKELEEHKKHASDRS, encoded by the exons atgaacaaggcgaggagggatgctatccaggcagaggaaggttgccgggccgaggccgcccgcctcaatgAAAAGGctaccgaggtagccaacctccaagaggcacttgagaaagaaaagcaggcctcgaaggagatggtgaggaaggtggaggccgaggtcacaaatttgacggagcagattctggccctgatctcggaggccaggggccaagcggtagaggagttcaaggcctccaccgaaatgagggacctgaacgtcaagttcagccaagatgcattcatcaaaggattcgagctctgccaagaaaagatggtcaagaaatttctcgagcttgacttcagcttcttggatgaggcatctgaagatcaGGCCAGGCCCTCTCCTACTgtcgctgccaccgcagccccccttccaagaacaccgagctccccaactcctactttggag tgtcctgccgaagtgcttcccttacCACAGGGAgttctgctgaagtccacgatccgacatctgaggaagaaagttcatcatttaacaaaaaagtcgaaggagatggaggataaacttcacaggctgagggagagccactcagaggccacccacttccgaaacctccatgtgaaaaggatcatggattacagccggaggaaggcaaacttcgagaaggagctcgaggaacataagaagcatgccAGTGACCGATCCTAG